From the genome of Carassius gibelio isolate Cgi1373 ecotype wild population from Czech Republic chromosome B10, carGib1.2-hapl.c, whole genome shotgun sequence, one region includes:
- the LOC127966770 gene encoding C-type lectin domain family 4 member M-like isoform X9 — MDVKRAEMSYALYEDVIRTESERAEITVDIYESADCVRDHDFRTETNTQQPQQQTDGWLYYKCSFYYISSETKSWTESRRHCTERGADLVIINNTEKQKTVDKMQDGKTGFWIGLTDSEEEGNWKWVDGSALNSGLWGSGQPNGRTSENCAVSYSSGFHDYPCNTNFKWICEKNILERTLKDQDFFII, encoded by the exons ATGGACGTCAAAAGAGCAGAAATGTCTTATGCTCTTTATGAAGATGTGATCAGAACTGAGTCTGAGAGAGCGGAGATTACGGTGGATATCTATGAGAGTGCAGATTGTGTGAGAGATCATGACTTCAggacagagacaaacacacaacaaCCACAACAGCAAACAG ATGGATGGTTATactataaatgtagtttttactaCATTTCCTCTGAGACGAAGAGCTGGACTGAGAGCAGAAGACACTGTACAGAGAGAGGAGCAGATCTGGTCATCATAAACAACACAGAGAAACAA AAAACTGTTGATAAAATGCAAGATGGCAAGACTGGATTCTGGATTGGTCTGACTGACAGTGAAGAAGAGGGCAACtggaaatgggttgatggcagcGCATTGAACTCTGG GTTATGGGGGTCTGGACAGCCCAATGGAAGAACAAGCGAGAATTGTGCTGTGTCTTATTCATCAGGGTTTCATGACTATCCATGTAACACCAATTTTAAATGGATCTGTGAGAAGAACATTTTGGAAAGAACACTTAAAGACCaggatttttttatcatttag
- the LOC127966770 gene encoding C-type lectin domain family 4 member M-like isoform X1: protein MDVKRAEMSYALYEDVIRTESERAEITVDIYESADCVRDHDFRTETNTQQPQQQTGSDSVKIRSSRAAAVCLVLLSVLLLTAVTALCVHIYTNNTNYTQERDQLLTKINILTEERNQLLTKINSLTEERGQMLTNTTNLSDEREWLQTNNSNHIQLNKQLNQEKNEPFECFNGMDGWLYYKCSFYYISSETKSWTESRRHCTERGADLVIINNTEKQKTVDKMQDGKTGFWIGLTDSEEEGNWKWVDGSALNSGLWGSGQPNGRTSENCAVSYSSGFHDYPCNTNFKWICEKNILERTLKDQDFFII from the exons ATGGACGTCAAAAGAGCAGAAATGTCTTATGCTCTTTATGAAGATGTGATCAGAACTGAGTCTGAGAGAGCGGAGATTACGGTGGATATCTATGAGAGTGCAGATTGTGTGAGAGATCATGACTTCAggacagagacaaacacacaacaaCCACAACAGCAAACAG GAAGTGATTCAGTGAAGATCAGAAGCTCCAGGGCAGCTGCAGTGTGTTTGGTTCTGCTGTCTGTTCTTCTGCTGACTGCAGTCACAGCGCTGTGTGTCCACATCTATACAAACAACACAAACTACACACAAGAGAGAGATCAGCTACTAACCAAGATTAACATCCTCACAGAAGAGAGAAACCAGCTACTGACCAAGATCAACAGCCTCACAGAAGAGAGAGGCCAGATGTTGACCAACACTACTAACCTGAGCGATGAGAGAGAATGGCTACAAACTAACAACAGCAACCATATTCAATTAAACAAACAGTTAAATCAAGAGAAAAATGAACCGTTTGAGTGTTTTAATGGAATGG ATGGATGGTTATactataaatgtagtttttactaCATTTCCTCTGAGACGAAGAGCTGGACTGAGAGCAGAAGACACTGTACAGAGAGAGGAGCAGATCTGGTCATCATAAACAACACAGAGAAACAA AAAACTGTTGATAAAATGCAAGATGGCAAGACTGGATTCTGGATTGGTCTGACTGACAGTGAAGAAGAGGGCAACtggaaatgggttgatggcagcGCATTGAACTCTGG GTTATGGGGGTCTGGACAGCCCAATGGAAGAACAAGCGAGAATTGTGCTGTGTCTTATTCATCAGGGTTTCATGACTATCCATGTAACACCAATTTTAAATGGATCTGTGAGAAGAACATTTTGGAAAGAACACTTAAAGACCaggatttttttatcatttag